The sequence GGCCGAGGCCATCTGCAGGTCCGCATCGTACTGCGCGCTGCTAAGCACCATGACGATCTCCGCGTTTGCAACGAAACGCTGGTCGACCAGCATCGAGGCCGCCGTCTCGGCGAAGTCGCCCGCCTTAAGCTGTTCGCCGCCGCGGTAGAGACCGGCCGGGGCGCGGTCATTCCGGAGCACGATCGCGTAGGCGTTCAGCCACTCCGGCGTTCGCGTGAGCGTATGCATAATGCGTTCAAATGCCTCCGCGCGCATCGCCTTTCCGGCAAAGACGCGGGCGGATCGCCGGGCGCGCTGCAGGGTCGCGTCGGTGCTGCGCATCCGGGGCGGCAGGGTCCTGCCGACGGGGTGATGCTGCACGATCCAGCCCGGAACGACCCCGTCGCTCTCGTCGTAATCGGTCGGCGCCACCTGCATCAGCGGCGCTTTCGGGAGCTTTGCGGGTTTTTCACCCGCCTTCCCCACGGCCATGACCGAGCAGACGAACTCCTGCTGCTTGAAGCCCATCATATGGTTCAGTCCCGGGAAATCCACATCGTCCAGCAGCACGGTATCAAGCCCGTGCACATCCATGGCCGCACAGAGCGCGCCGATCTGGTGACCGGCGTCCATATAGCAGTAGCGCCAGGCACGGTGGCCGTACTTCCATTCGGAACGGAACGGTACGACACTGACGACAAAAATGAAACCCTCGAAGCGCGTTTCCATCCCGACGAAGTGTTCCAGTCCCTCCGCACCGCATTCGCGGATCAGCACCAGCTCCCCCTTCAGGGCATCGAGGTGGTAGATCCCGCTGAGCATCCCTTTGATCCCGCGCACCTGCACATAGAGCTCCACGGGGTGGAGGTTACCGGCAGAGGGAGTGTTGAGGCGAAGGTAGGGTTTGCCGCCGACGCTCCCTTCAAACGTGACACAGCGGGCCAGGCCCAGCGGCGAAAGCTCCTCGTGCGTATCGAAACCGACGCGGTAAAGGAACTCCGGGTACTGCTTGAAAAGGGAGGGCTGGGAAGACCAGTCGATATAGCCGCCGGAACGGGCGACGCGCAGCGGCGTCAGCACCGTCGCGTCATAGAGCTCACGCATAGCGCAGCTGATTGAGGACGTCCCGGTTAACGGCGAAATCGATGGCGCAGTAGCCGTCCATGTTCTGCATGGACTTGTCGGCGCCCAGGGAAAGAAGGGCTTTGACGCTGTTAAGACGGGAGGCGGAGACGGCGTACATCAGCGGTGTTTCGCCGTTCTCGTTGATGTCGTCGATATCCGCGCCGGCAGAAAAGAGGCGGGCAATGATCGCGGCACTGTCGGCATAACAGGCGTTGAAGATAACGCCGTTAAAATCGTTGTTGACCGCATAGAGATCCACACCGGCTTCCAGCAGGCGCTCGACCATCATATCGTTGCCTTCCAGCGCCGCCTGCAGCAGCGGCGTGTTGCCGTTGAAGGCCCGGGATTCCAGGTCGCTTGGGTCAAATCCGCGTGCCAGCAGCCACGCAATATAGTTCTCTGCCATGAGGGCCTCCTTTATCTCAAAAGCGGATCAGACGCTCATCCACTCTTCGTGCGAATGGCCGTGCCCCGTCTTCTTCTCGTTGACCAGTTTGTCAACGACCTCGATGCAGGCATCGTAATTGACTTCGTCGACGATCTCGGGAACGATCTCGCGGTAGGCGACGACGCCGTCGCGGTCAATAACGTAAACGGCGCGGGCCATACGGTCTTTGAGTTTGCCCTCGCTGATCAGCAGGCCGTACTTCTTGGCGAAGTTGCGGTCCGGGTCGACGACGAGGTCTGCGGCATCAATGGACTCTTTTTCAGCAAAATCCTTGACGAAATCCAGGTCATCCGTCGTGATCATGATGGCATTGAGCTTTTTGTACGTTTTGAGCAGATCATTGAATTTTTTGGCGCCGAGGGAACAGACTTCCGTTTTCAGCGAAGGAATGGCGATGAGCAACTGGGTATTGGGGGCGATCATGCCGATGACGTTCTGTGATCCGTCAAGCTTCGTGATGCGTGCTGCCGGGGCTTCTCCGCCCACATTGGGCTGCTTTCCGATAAGGGGTGTCGGGGTGCCGTGTACCGTGATTTCCATAACATATCCTCTGTGAGATTTGCCAATCAGATGCAAAAAACGTTCTTGTAAAATATGTACGGATGCCTATTTTTTATACTACATATTTGTCGGTTTGTGGTACCAGGTTGGTCTATAATAACACCTGAATATTGATTCACGCAAGTGTGTAGAAACCACAACCCGTAAAAGAAAGAAAAACAGTAATGATATACGACACCCCAGCGATCCCCGACAGGCCGGAATGTAAAACCTGTTCGTTGACCTTTGCCTATAAAGAGATCGAACTGCTTTACGAGATTGCCGTCATCCTGGCCAGCACGACGGATATCAAAGAGACGATCGAACAGGGAATGCGCCTGCTCAAGCGTCACAACTATCTTGAACGCTGTGCCCTCTTCCTGCTCAACGAAGAGGAGGTTCTGGAACTGTACGCCTCGATCGACCTCACCGAGCAGCAGCGCCTCATGGCGACCTACAAGCTCGGCGAAGGCGCGACGGGCCTTGCCGCCGCCGGCGGCGAACCCGTCGTCATCGAAAATATCCACAACAGCATCGACTACCTCAACAAGATGGGCGTCGTCAACAGCAAGTCCGTCTCCTATGTCGCCGTTCCCGTTATCCAGGACGACGCCGTGACCGGGGTCATCTCCGCCAACCTCGGGCCGGACACGCCGCTGAACTTCGACGAGATCGTCCGCATGCTCACCATCGTCGGTTCGCTCTTCAGCGGAACGCTTGCCATTCAGCAGCGTTTCATCAAGGAAAAAGAGCAGCTCAACCAGCTCAAGATGTACTATAAAGAGGAGATGCTCAGCGAGCACCGCTTTGAGAACATCATCGGGCGGAGCACGAAAATGCGCCAGATCTTCAGCATGCTCGAGACCGTCGCCCCGACCGATGCGACGATCCTCGTTCGCGGGGAGACGGGTACGGGTAAGGAACTCATCGCGACGGCGGTGCACAACCTGAGCCGCCGCAAAAATGGCCCCTTCATTAAGCTCAACTGTGCCGCCATCAGCGAAACCCTGCTCGAATCCGAGCTCTTCGGTCACGAGAAGGGCGCCTTTACCGATGCCAAAGAGATGCGCAAAGGGCGTTTCGAACTGGCCGACGGCGGTACCCTCTTCCTCGACGAGATCGGTGACATCACCTCCTCGCTCCAGGTAAAGCTGCTGCGTATCCTCCAGGAACAGGAGTTCGAACGCGTCGGCGGGACCAAGACGGTCAAGACCGATGTCCGCCTCGTCGCCGCGACGAACCGCAACCTTGAAGAGATGGTCAAAAAAGGGGAGTTCCGCGAGGACCTCTACTACCGTCTCAACGTCATCCCGCTGAACCTCCCGCCGCTGCGCGAACGCTACGAGGACGTCAAACTGCTGATCGAGCACTACATGAAGAAATTCATGAAAGAGCACAACAAAAACATGAGCCTTTCCAAAGCGGCGATGGAACTCTTGCTCGATTACCCGTGGCCGGGCAATATCCGGGAACTTCAGAACACGATGGAGCGCCTGGTCCTCATCTGCCCCGAGGGCGAAGTCCTGCCGGAGATGCTCAACCACGTCCTGCCGTTCAATTACCAGAAACTCTACAACACCGCCGCCCCCGAACCGGTGGCGCAGCCTACGGTGCATTCCATGCCGCCGGTAGCCCCGCCGCCTGCCGAAGAGGTACACGCCGCCCCTGCCGAGTCCCACCCGGTCACCAAGGCGACCCTGCAGGAGCTGGAGAAGGAGTCCATCATCCAGGCGCTGATCGAGAACCGCGGGATCCAGACGAAGGCGGCGGCCCAGCTGGGCATGACCCCGCGCCAGATCGGCTACAAGATCAAAAAATACGACATCGACATCTAGATGTCTTAACCCCAACCAAGGAGATTTATCATGGCACACGCAACATCGGAAAACACACAGGTCTCACCGGCAATAGGTGCGACGTACGACACCTGGTTCCTCGGACGCAAAAAAGAGAGCTGCAGCAAAAGCGCCAAAGGCGTCACCCCGGTCTGCCGCGATGACAAGCAGAGCTGGTTCCTCGGGCGAAAACAGTAGTTTACCGCCGCTCAAAACCCCTGGAACGCCGTTTGCATTCTCCTTATAACAAGGAGTTATAAATGGCTATGCACTACTATCATCAACAGCTTCAAGCGCTGCGCACAAGTCTTGCCTGTAACGGCTGCGGCGCGACCATGGTGTTTTACAGCGCCCCCGCTGCTCTTATCTACGGCCTGTAATCAGTAACGTATCGAGATATAGAAGCTGAGATCGAAGGTCCCGTCTTCCGAGAGGAAGTTGTTCTTGCGGTAGACGGCGTAGGAGGGTTTCGTCGTCGTTTCGTATTCGCTGCGCGGAAGCCAGACATGGTAGACCCAGTGAATGAAACGCAGGAAATCCTCGTGGCGCCCCTGCAGGTCGAAGCGGGCATAGATCCCCGAAGCGATCTTGAACTTCGGCAGGCGGTCGCTCTGCACCTTCTCGTCCGTCACGATACAGGCGATATAGCGGCACTCTTCCAGCGGCGTCACCGTCGGGTTGTCGTGAAAGAGCGCGATCTGACGGTAGTCCGACAGGCCGTTATCCAGCACCCAGGTCTGCAGCTTCTGCCACGTCGGCTTGATCATGCTGTCATACCCTTTGTGGCGGATATAGTAACTCTCCAGCTCCGGCCGCTTTTCGATCACCGGCTCCATGCCGTCAAATTCGGAGAGCTTCGCCGTTTCAATCCCCGCACGCCTGAGCAGCCGGTCCGAATAGGTTTTATACCCCCCTTCCCGCCACCGTTTCGGACTTTTGCCGAACCGCATCCTGAACGCTTTGATAAACGACGAATGCGAGCTGTACCCGCACTGCGCTGCCACCTCGGAGATTGTCGAGTAGCGGTTGGTGATCAGCAGGCTCGAGGCTTTCTGCAGCCGGATCGACTTGATGCTTTCATAGATGTTCTGGCCGAACATCTCCTTGAAAATCCGGTGCATATGAAACTTGCTGATTTTGAGGTCGCGGCTGAGCTCCTCGAGGTCGATGTGCGTTTCGATATGGGTATAGATATAGTAGAGGATATCGTTGGCGATCTTCGTATGTTTCTGAAGCGTCTCTTTTCTCATAGGTTCATTATAGCAATAATAGACAATTTTACTCACAATAGATAGAAAAAAAACTCACATTATCAAAATAGATAAAACGCAATAAAGCAAAAGAAATAATTTTGAGAACCCTCTAAAATGTCTCCATCTTTTTGAATCGGGATGCCCGGAGGCATCCGAAACGGAGTCTGAATGCAAACGATTACGAAAATTCTGGTCGCAAACCGCGGCGAGATCGCCCTGCGCATCATCCGCGCCTGTAAAGAGCTCGACATCACCAGCGTTGCCATGTTTTCCGAAGTCGACGCCGAAGGGATCTGGGTCCGCAAAGCCGACGAGGCCTACCCCATCCTCGGCAACGCCCTGCAGGCCTACCTGGACTATGACCGCATCATCTCGCTGGCAAAAAAAGCGGGCTGCGACGCTATCCACCCGGGTTACGGCTTTCTCAGCGAAAACGCCGAGTTTGCCGATGCCTGTACGCGTGCCGGTATCATCTTTATCGGCCCGAAAGCGGAGCACATCATGCTCTTCGGCGACAAAACGGCCTCCAAGGCGGCGATGAAAGCGATCGGCGTCCCCGTCATCGAGGGGACCCCGACGGCCATCACCGACAAAAAAGAGGGGGCAAAGGTCGCGGCGGAAATCGGCTTCCCCGTCATCATCAAGGCGGCCTTCGGCGGCGGCGGGCGCGGGATGCGCATCGTCCGCAAAGCAAAGGAGTTCGACGAACTCTTCGACTCCGCGACGAACGAAGCGAAAAAATTCTTCGGCAAGGGGGATGTCTTTATTGAAAAATACGTCGAGAACCCGCGCCATATCGAGGTACAGATCATCGCCGACAAGTACGGCAACGTCGTGCACCTCGGCGAACGCGACTGCTCCATCCAGCGCCGCCACCAGAAGGTGATCGAGATTGCCCCCTCCCCCCGCCTGAACGACGCGGTGCGCAAAGAGATCTTCCGCATCTCCACCAAGGCGATGTTCCGGCTGGGGTACGAGAGCGTGGGGACCATCGAGTTTCTCGTCGATGAAAGCGACACCGTCTTTTTTATCGAGATGAATACCCGCGTCCAGGTGGAGCACCCCGTCACGGAGCTGATCTCCGGCATCGACATCATCCAGCGCATGATCGAGATCGCCGCGGGGGACAAGCTCCGCTTTCTGCAGGAGGAGATCATCTTCCGCGGCTATGCCATCGAGTTCCGTATCAATGCCGAAGACCCCCAGAAGCAGTTCTTCCCCTCCTGCGGGAAGATCACGAACTACATGGCGCCCGGCGGCCCCGGTGTCCGCCTCGATACCAGCCTCTACGCCGGCTACGTCATCCCGCCGGATTACGACTCCATGATCGGCAAACTCATTATCTGGTCGCTGGACTGGGAGGGGGCCGTCCGCAAAGCGCGCCGTGCCCTCGACGAGTTCTACATCGACGGGCTGCCGACGAACATCCCGCTGCACAAAGCGATCGTGCGCGACCGGGACTTTATCGAGGGACGTTTCACCACGAACTATCTCGACGAGAAACTGGACAAGTTCAACCTCGACGCGATCAACTGCATCAAAAAAGAGGAAGAACGCATGGAACAGATCAACCGCCTCATCGGAACGATCAAGCAGAACAACCTCTCCATCCGCCACTGACCCAGCCGTCCGGCCCCGTTTTTCGGGGTCGGCATCCCCTATAACATATTTTTTTTTATCTGCAGAAATTAATTTGTATATTATTTGATCAATTTACTTTTTTATGTGGTAATATTTTGCGTGTTTATTTTATTAACGAGGTGTTCCTTGACCACAAAAATCATCTTTTCCGACGGAAAAGTACAGTTCATTGACAGTGTCGATTCTGCATTTTGCAGCAAACTCAAAGATGCTCAGAGCGATAAAGGCGTAAACGATCTGCTGTCGCAGCATATCGGAAATTTCGCCATGTGTGAAGAGGCAGATGCCGGTAAGGTAGAGTGTACGGTGGACCTGATGAAGAAAAAGCAGTCCAGTATCAAACGCATGAAGAAGGCGTTCGGCGGGCGCTAGGCCCGTAACCGCGCCAAAGCGTGATCAGTCGTCGCCGCGGGTAATGATCTTGGCGTCGACTTCGTCGGGGAGGTTTTTCGGCCCCGGTTTGATGTACCAGACGTCCCCGTTGGTCAGGCTGACATTACCGCCCCACTTTTCATCTGTGTCAAACTCCAACTCCTTGATGATCTCCTCCATGTCCTTCTTTGCCACATAGAAGAGGATCTGTCCGTCCCCGTTGTCTCTTAACATTACTTTAGCCATTGTTTTTCCTTTGTTGTTAGATGGATCTCAGACTTTAAGGGAAGCCAGAACTTTTTTGGTGTGGTGCCACAGGCCGCCGCGCACGACCCGCTCGAACGATATTTTCAGGTAGTCGCGCCCCACCAGTTTGATGTAGGAAGCAGCATTGAAATAGCGGTCGTCGCGCTCGGGGTAATCCACGCGGTAGTGCACCCCCCGGCTCTCTTTGCGCTTGAGCGCCGAGAGGATCATCGCCTCGGCGATGGTCAGGGCGTTCTCGAACTCGAGGATCGACGCCAGCTCGACGTTGTTCTCCCGTTCTTTGTGAATACAGTGCAGCCCATGCTTTCTGCCCATGAGGTAGTGGGAGTACTCCAGGGCGGATGAGAGCGTATCTTCGCTGCGGAAGACGCCGGCGTTACGGAAGAGCGATTCGCCGAGATTCTTGCGCATGGCGTTGATGTTGTAGAGGTTGTCTCCCTCCAGGATCAGCTCTACGCGGCGGCTCTCCTTGTCCACATCCCGGTAGTCGATGGGACGGAACTCGCGTCGGCGCGCATATCGCGCCGCTTCGATGCCCGCCTGGCGGCCGAAGTAAGCCCCTTCCAGCAGGGAATTCCCGCCCAGGCGGTTGGCACCGTGCACGCCGGTCACCGCGCACTCCCCGCAGGCAAAGACCCCGGGCATGTCCGTGGACGTATCATCGCGCGTCCAGATCCCGCCGATGGTATAGTGCGCCGAAGGCGTGATCGGCAGCAGCTCGGTGGTGATATCGATCCCTGCGCCGTTGAGGGCCATCTTCCGTGCCGAGGGAAGTTTGGCGTCGATGAGGGCTTCGCCCAGATGGCGGAAGTCGAGGTAGACCGTGTGGCCCTCGCGCATGTGTTCGGTAATGGCGCGCGAGAGCTTGTCGCGTGTCTGCAGTTCGTCGGTGAAACGCGTCCCCGTCTCGTCGACCAGGTAGGCCCCTTCGCCCCGCGCCGCTTCGCTGATCAGCGAGCCGTTCGTCGCAAGCGTCGTCGGGTGGAACTGGACGAACTCCATGTTGGAGAGCCGCAACCCCGCCCGCAGCGCCGCCGCGATGACGTCGCCGGAACTCTCCTGCGCGTTGGTGGAGTGGCCGCGGAAGATCCCAGCGTACCCGCCGCCGGCCAAAATCAGCGATTTGCAGGCAAACGCAATCACCTGCGAATCGCGGCGGCGCAGCACGGTCACACCGGAGAGCTTCTCTTTGAAACTGCAGATGTTGAGGAACTTGTGGTTCGCAAGAATGTGCACG is a genomic window of Sulfurimonas sp. HSL1-2 containing:
- a CDS encoding FAD-dependent oxidoreductase — its product is MLYDVIVVGSGIAGLHAALFAKRAGCHVAVLTKSNPFRSNSAVASGGINAVINVSEYDSVERHVNDTFDGSDGLAHLGNIRKMCAQAPEIVQELGEMGVGFDTDESGAFAQRPFGGASANRTCYIADRTGSAIVQTLLMQCRNEGVHILANHKFLNICSFKEKLSGVTVLRRRDSQVIAFACKSLILAGGGYAGIFRGHSTNAQESSGDVIAAALRAGLRLSNMEFVQFHPTTLATNGSLISEAARGEGAYLVDETGTRFTDELQTRDKLSRAITEHMREGHTVYLDFRHLGEALIDAKLPSARKMALNGAGIDITTELLPITPSAHYTIGGIWTRDDTSTDMPGVFACGECAVTGVHGANRLGGNSLLEGAYFGRQAGIEAARYARRREFRPIDYRDVDKESRRVELILEGDNLYNINAMRKNLGESLFRNAGVFRSEDTLSSALEYSHYLMGRKHGLHCIHKERENNVELASILEFENALTIAEAMILSALKRKESRGVHYRVDYPERDDRYFNAASYIKLVGRDYLKISFERVVRGGLWHHTKKVLASLKV
- the nifA gene encoding nif-specific transcriptional activator NifA, producing MIYDTPAIPDRPECKTCSLTFAYKEIELLYEIAVILASTTDIKETIEQGMRLLKRHNYLERCALFLLNEEEVLELYASIDLTEQQRLMATYKLGEGATGLAAAGGEPVVIENIHNSIDYLNKMGVVNSKSVSYVAVPVIQDDAVTGVISANLGPDTPLNFDEIVRMLTIVGSLFSGTLAIQQRFIKEKEQLNQLKMYYKEEMLSEHRFENIIGRSTKMRQIFSMLETVAPTDATILVRGETGTGKELIATAVHNLSRRKNGPFIKLNCAAISETLLESELFGHEKGAFTDAKEMRKGRFELADGGTLFLDEIGDITSSLQVKLLRILQEQEFERVGGTKTVKTDVRLVAATNRNLEEMVKKGEFREDLYYRLNVIPLNLPPLRERYEDVKLLIEHYMKKFMKEHNKNMSLSKAAMELLLDYPWPGNIRELQNTMERLVLICPEGEVLPEMLNHVLPFNYQKLYNTAAPEPVAQPTVHSMPPVAPPPAEEVHAAPAESHPVTKATLQELEKESIIQALIENRGIQTKAAAQLGMTPRQIGYKIKKYDIDI
- a CDS encoding ankyrin repeat domain-containing protein; the protein is MAENYIAWLLARGFDPSDLESRAFNGNTPLLQAALEGNDMMVERLLEAGVDLYAVNNDFNGVIFNACYADSAAIIARLFSAGADIDDINENGETPLMYAVSASRLNSVKALLSLGADKSMQNMDGYCAIDFAVNRDVLNQLRYA
- a CDS encoding GyrI-like domain-containing protein; the protein is MRKETLQKHTKIANDILYYIYTHIETHIDLEELSRDLKISKFHMHRIFKEMFGQNIYESIKSIRLQKASSLLITNRYSTISEVAAQCGYSSHSSFIKAFRMRFGKSPKRWREGGYKTYSDRLLRRAGIETAKLSEFDGMEPVIEKRPELESYYIRHKGYDSMIKPTWQKLQTWVLDNGLSDYRQIALFHDNPTVTPLEECRYIACIVTDEKVQSDRLPKFKIASGIYARFDLQGRHEDFLRFIHWVYHVWLPRSEYETTTKPSYAVYRKNNFLSEDGTFDLSFYISIRY
- a CDS encoding acetyl-CoA carboxylase biotin carboxylase subunit, coding for MQTITKILVANRGEIALRIIRACKELDITSVAMFSEVDAEGIWVRKADEAYPILGNALQAYLDYDRIISLAKKAGCDAIHPGYGFLSENAEFADACTRAGIIFIGPKAEHIMLFGDKTASKAAMKAIGVPVIEGTPTAITDKKEGAKVAAEIGFPVIIKAAFGGGGRGMRIVRKAKEFDELFDSATNEAKKFFGKGDVFIEKYVENPRHIEVQIIADKYGNVVHLGERDCSIQRRHQKVIEIAPSPRLNDAVRKEIFRISTKAMFRLGYESVGTIEFLVDESDTVFFIEMNTRVQVEHPVTELISGIDIIQRMIEIAAGDKLRFLQEEIIFRGYAIEFRINAEDPQKQFFPSCGKITNYMAPGGPGVRLDTSLYAGYVIPPDYDSMIGKLIIWSLDWEGAVRKARRALDEFYIDGLPTNIPLHKAIVRDRDFIEGRFTTNYLDEKLDKFNLDAINCIKKEEERMEQINRLIGTIKQNNLSIRH
- a CDS encoding redoxin family protein, translated to MEITVHGTPTPLIGKQPNVGGEAPAARITKLDGSQNVIGMIAPNTQLLIAIPSLKTEVCSLGAKKFNDLLKTYKKLNAIMITTDDLDFVKDFAEKESIDAADLVVDPDRNFAKKYGLLISEGKLKDRMARAVYVIDRDGVVAYREIVPEIVDEVNYDACIEVVDKLVNEKKTGHGHSHEEWMSV
- a CDS encoding nitroreductase family protein, with translation MRELYDATVLTPLRVARSGGYIDWSSQPSLFKQYPEFLYRVGFDTHEELSPLGLARCVTFEGSVGGKPYLRLNTPSAGNLHPVELYVQVRGIKGMLSGIYHLDALKGELVLIRECGAEGLEHFVGMETRFEGFIFVVSVVPFRSEWKYGHRAWRYCYMDAGHQIGALCAAMDVHGLDTVLLDDVDFPGLNHMMGFKQQEFVCSVMAVGKAGEKPAKLPKAPLMQVAPTDYDESDGVVPGWIVQHHPVGRTLPPRMRSTDATLQRARRSARVFAGKAMRAEAFERIMHTLTRTPEWLNAYAIVLRNDRAPAGLYRGGEQLKAGDFAETAASMLVDQRFVANAEIVMVLSSAQYDADLQMASAAFAHGLSLDAAALGVGYTAIGAFYDKKLQTFLETPEHILYVGVFGLER
- the nifT gene encoding putative nitrogen fixation protein NifT encodes the protein MAKVMLRDNGDGQILFYVAKKDMEEIIKELEFDTDEKWGGNVSLTNGDVWYIKPGPKNLPDEVDAKIITRGDD